The following is a genomic window from Crossiella equi.
TCAGCGGCGCCACCACCGATCTGCTCAAGAAGGCCCGCCCCGCGCTCCAGGCCGACATCGCCGGGCTGGGCAAGCTGTCGGCGAACCTGACCGAGCAGCCCGACGTGCTGGAGCAGTTCCTGGAGCGGCTGCCCACCAAGCTGGAGCGGATCGGCCGGATCGGCTCCTACGGCTCGTGGTTCAACTTCTTCCTGTGCTCGGCCTCGGCCCCCGGTGTGCCCCCGGCACAGGGCGGGCCCCCGGTCGGCATCCCCCTGACCCAGGACAGGTGCAAGGGATGAAACCCTTCCGCGAGCGCAACCCCGTCACCGTCGGCCTGTCCGGGCTGGCCACGCTCGGCGTGCTGTTCCTGGCCGTGTTCTTCTTCGACGACCTGCCCCTGGTCGGCGGGGACACGCACACCGCCGAGTTCACCGAGGCCGCCGGGCTCAAACCCGACGACGAGGTCCGCGTGCACGGCCTCAAGGTCGGCTCGGTCAGCACGGTCGCGCTGGCCGGGGACCGGGTGGCGGTCACCTTCCGCGTCTCCGGTGTCGAGCTGGGCGACAAGACCGGCGCGTCCATCCGGATCAAGACCCTGCTCGGCCAGAAGTACCTCGCGCTGGACCCGCAGGGCAGCGGTTCGCTGGGCGAGACGCCGATCCCGCGCGAGCGCACCCAGACCCCCTTCGACGTCAGCGACGCCTTCCAGGGCCTCACCGACACCATCGGCCAGATCGACACCGGGCAGCTGGCGCAGAGCTTCCAGGTGCTGTCCGAGACCTTCCGCGACTCCCCGGAGCACGTGCGCAAGGCCCTGGACGGCATGTCCGCGCTGTCCACCACGATCGCCTCGCGCGATGCGGAGCTGGCCAAGGTGCTGGCCAACAGCAAGCGCATCACCCAGACCCTGAGCGACCGCAACGACCAGATCGCCGCGCTGCTCCAGGACGGCAACAAGCTGCTGGCCGAGATCCGCCACCGGCGCGAGCAGATCAGCCTGCTGCTGCGCGGCACCCGCGACCTGGCCAAGGAGCTGACCGGCCTGGTGCGGGACAACCGGGCCCAGCTCGGGCCCGCGCTGGAGCAGCTGGACCGCCTCGCCGAGATCCTGCAGCGCAACCAGGACAACCTCGGCAAGGCCCTGGCCCTGTCCGGGCCGTACTACCGGCTGCTGAACAACCCGCTGGGCAACGGGCGCTGGGTGGACAGCTACGTGTGCGGCCTGCTTCCGCCCACCACCGGTGAGGAAGGCTGCGTGCCGCCGAAGGGATACCCGCGATGACGATCGTCCACAGTGGCCGCACGAAGGTTCGCCTCCTGGTCATCGCCGTGGTGGCCGTGCTCGTCGCCGGGCTCGGCGTGTGGCTGTGGCGCGGTGGCGGTGACAAGGTGCGGGCGACCGCCTGGTTCGGGGCCGCGGTCGGGGTGTACGCGGGCTCGGACGTGCGGGTGCTCGGCGTGCGGGTCGGCGTGATCGACGCGGTCGAGCCGCAGGGCCAGCGCGTCAAGGTCAGCTTCACCCTGGACCCCGGTGTGAAGGTCCCCGCGCAGGCGAAGATGGTCTCCGTCGCGCCCAGCCTGGTCTCCGACCGCTACCTCCAGCTCTCGCCCACCTACTCCAGCGGCCCGCTGCTGGCCACCGGCGCCGAGATCCCGGTGGAGCGCACCGCCAGCCCGGTCGAGCTGGACCAGCTCTACGACAGCATGTCCAAGCTGGCCACCGCGCTGGGCCCGGACGGCGCCAACAAGAACGGCGCGCTCTCGGACCTGCTGGACACCGGTGCGGCCAACCTCGACGGCAACGGTGCCGCGCTCAACAAGCTCTTCCGCGACCTCGGCCAGGCCGCCAAGACCCTGGACGGCTCCCAGGAGGACCTGTTCGGCACGGTCGACAACCTGGCCAAGTTCACCGGCATGCTGGCCCGCAACGACAGCCAGGTGGTGGCCGCCGAGCAACAGCTGGCCGAGGTCACCCGGTTCCTGGCCGCCGACCGGGACGCGCTGAAGGCCGCGCTGCACGAGCTGCCCGGCGCGCTCGGCCTGGTCGGCGACTTCGTCCGGGAGAACCGTGGCCGGGTCAAGTCCACAGTGGACAAGCTAACCGGCATCACCAGGGTGCTGGCCGACCAGCGCGCCGCCCTGGCCGAGGCCCTGGACACCGCGCCGCTGGCCATGAGCAACCTCCTGGGCGCCTACAACCCGGCCGCGCGCACCATCGACGGGCGCGTGAACCTCAACGAGATCGGTCCCAAGCCCAGCGCGCGGTTCGTCCCGGTGGCCGCCGGGACCGACCCGAGGACGCTGCCCGTGGTCCCGCTGCCGCCGGTCGGCGAGGTCCGCACGCTGCCGAAGGAGAAGCGATGAGGAAGGCACTGGCCCTCGTGCTCGTCGCGGCCTGCGCCTCCGGTTGCGGGGTCGGCGGCTTCGACGGGCTGTACAACCTGCCGCTGCCCGGCGGCGCCGACCTCGGCGACCGGCCGTACCGGGTGACCGCGCAGTTCCGGGACGTGCTCGACCTGGTGCCGCAGGCCGCGGTCAAGGTCAACGACGTCGCGGTCGGCAAGGTCGAGCGCATCGAGCTGGCCGAGGACGGGCGGGTCGTGGACGTCACGGTCGCGGTCAACGGCGAGGTGAAGCTGCCCAACACCGCGCTGGCCCGGCTGCGCCAGTCCAGCCTGCTCGGCGAGAAGTACGTGGAGCTGGCCCGCCCGCCCGAGGGCGGCGCGGACACCGGGCGGCTGGGTGACGGCGCGGTGATCCCGGTGGCGCGCACCAACCGCAACCCGGAGGTCGAGGAGGTCTTCGGCGCGCTGTCCCTGCTGCTCAACGGCGGCGGGGTGCAGCAGCTGCGGGAGATCAGCCGCGAGCTGGCCGCCGCCTTCGGCGGCAAGGAGACCCAGATCAAGTCTCTGCTGTCCACAATGGACAAATTTGTCGGTCAGCTGGACGCGAACAAGGACAGCATCACCAAGGCCCTCGACGGGCTGAACAAGCTCAACGGTGTGCTCGCCGGGCGCACCGGGCAGATCGACAAGGCGCTCACCGAGCTGGAACCCGGCCTGCGCAGCTTCAGCGAGCAGCGGGAGATGATGACCGCGATGCTCGACCAGCTGCACCGCATGGGCAAGGTCGCCGCCGAGACGGTCAAGGCCAGCAAGGACGACCTGGTCGCCGACCTCAAGGCACTGCAGCCGGTCCTGGACCGGCTCGCCGAGGCCGGGCAGAACCTGCCACAGTCCCTGGAGCTGCTGTTCACCTACCCGTTCCCGGACGCCGCGCTCAACGCGATCAAGGGCGACTACCTCAACACCTACCTCACGCTGCACGTCAAGGGCGCCGGACCGGAGAAGCCGCCGCCCCCGGCCGCGGGCAAGGGCAAGCCGGTGCTGCCGCTGCCGCCGGTGGACGGCGTGCCCGCGCTCGGGACGGGGGGCCGCTGATGCTCACCGCACGCGTCCGCTGGCAGATCGGAGTGTTCGTCCTGGTCGCGCTCGTCGGGGTGTCCTACGTGGGCGCGCGCTACGCCGGGCTGGACCGCTGGTTCGGGTTCACCGGGTACGTGGTGCGCGTGCAGCTCGCCGACTCCGGCGGCATCTTCACCAACGCCGAGGTCACCTACCGGGGAGTGCCGATCGGCCGGGTCGGGCCGCTGCGCCTGTCCGCGCGCGGCGTCGAGGTCGACCTGGTGCTCGACGACGACGGGCCGCGGGTGCCGGTGGACTCCGAGGCCGTGGTGGCCAACCGGTCCGCGGTCGGCGAGCAGTTCGTGGACCTGCGGCCCCGGCGCGAGGGTGGGCCGTACCTGGCGCAGGGCTCGGTCATCCCGCAGGCCAGCACGCGCATCCCCAAGCCGGTGGAGAGCGTGCTGGCGGCGGTGGACGGGCTCGTCGCCTCGGTGCCCACCCAGTCGCTGCGCACCGTGGTGGACGAGCTCGGCACCGCGTTCACCGGTGCCGGGCGGGACCTCCAGCAGATCCTGGACTCGGCCGGGTCCTTCACCGAGGCCGCGATCAGCCACCTGCCGCAGACCAAGGCGCTGTTCGTGGACGGGCGCACCGTGCTGGACACCCAGGCCGAGCAGTCCCAGGCGTTCCAGGACCTCAGCCGCAACGCCAAGCTGCTCGCCCAGGCCTTCCGGGAGTCCGACGGTGACCTGCGCCGGGTGATCGCGGCCGTGCCGCCGGTCTCCGAGCAGGTCTCGGCCGTGCTGCGGGAGAGCGGGCCGAACCTGGGCGTGGTCATCGCCAACCTGCTCACCACCTCGAACGTGTTCGTCACTCGCAACGCGGGCCTGGAGCAGCTGCTGTTCACCGCGCCCGCCGCGGTCGCCGCGGGCACCTCGATCGTGCGCTCGGACGGCGCGCACTTCGGCATGGCGGTGACCTTCTTCAACCCGCTGCCGTGCAGCCAGGGCTACCAGGGCACGGAGTACCGCAACGGCCTGGTCACCACACCGGGCAAGGCGCTCAACACCGCGGCCGCGTGCACCCTGCCGAAGGGCAGTGCCACCGGTGTGCGCGGTTCGCAGAACGCACCCAAGGGCGGCAAGGTCAGCGCGGCCACGTCGAACTGGCAGCCCGCCAAGCTGGACAGCCTCGACCCGGGCACCGTGTCACTGCGCGGACTGCTCGGCCTGCCGGGAGGTTCCTGATGTCGAAGTCCCCGCGCCTGCCGGTGCTCGCGGTGGTGGTCGCCGGTCTGCTGGCCGCCGGGTCGGGCTGGTGGTGGTACGCCTCCGCCGAGGACGACGGCCTGCGCTACGCCGAGCTGCGCGAACAGGTGCGCACCACGGCCGAGCGGCAGATCACCGAGTTCAACAGCCTCGACCACCGGCGCGTGGACGAGGGCGTGCGGCGCTGGCTGGACAACTCCACCGGCGCGCTGCACGAGGAGCTGCGGCAGAGCGGCGCGGCCAACCGGAAGCAGCTGGAGGAGACCAAGGTCGTCTCCACCGGCAAGGTCACCGACGCCGCGGTCACCGAGCTGGACGACCGCGCGGGCAAGGCCAAGGTGATCGCCTCGGTGGAGATCGAGGTCGCGCCCGAGGGCGCCGCGGCCACGGTCAAGCGCAACCGGTTCCAGGCCGAGCTGACCCGCGCCGAGACCGGGTGGAAGCTCTCCGCCCTCGGTCCGGTGCCCGTCGCCTCCTGATTTTTGTTGCCAGGAAAGGAAAGGCCCATGGCACCGACCCGTCGCGCCACCGCCCCGCAACGACGCAGGCCCCCGGTGGCCGGTACCCGGCTGGTGCGCCCGCGCCAGGAGGACTCCGAGGTCGAGGGGCTCCTGGTGCCGGAGGAAACGTCCGCTGAGGCCGAGCCGGGAGTCGCGGAACCGGAACGGCCTCAGCGGACGTCCGGGGGCCGGACGCTCTACGCCGTCGCGGCCGCGCTGCTGGCCCTGGCCGGGTTCTTCGCCGTGCAGGGACACCTCACCCGGAGCAGCGAGGTCGCGGCCAACCAGGCCCTGGTCAACGGCCCGGCCACCGCCGAGGTCGCCGGGCAGGTCGGGGAGGCGCTGCGGCGCGTGTTCTCCTACAAGCACGACGACACCGCGGCCACCGAGCAGGCCGCCGCCGAGGTGCTCACCGACACCGCGCGCACCCAGTACGACGCGCTGTTCGCCCAGGTGCGCGAGCAGGCGCCGCGGCAGAAGCTGGTGCTGGCCACCAAACCGGTGGTCACCGGGGTGCGCTCGCTGGCCGCCGACCGCGCGGTGCTGCTGGTGTTCCTGGACCAGACCGCCACCCGCGGCGACACCAACGAGACCTCCGCCTCGGCCGCGCAGCTGGGCGTGACCGCCAAGAAGGTGGGGGAGAAATGGTTGATCGCTGAACTTCAACCGCGCTAACTGCATTCAGATGACAATTTCCGGCGGAGCTGTTTGTCATCTGAGGACGTTTTTGTCATTGGTTCCCAATAGGGGAAGCGATTCTGTTGTGACGTTACCTACTTCCGAGTAGGCTCCGATTCGTCGCACTGAGCGCGGCATCCGCGGATCAGCCGTTCCCTTCCCCGTGTTCCGATGTCAAAGGAGACGTCAGGCATGCGAACCGCATTCGCCGCCCGGATGGCCGCCGTCCTCGGCGCCACCGCCCTGCTCTGCCCGGCCGCCGCCGTCGCCGGGGCGCACACCGCCACCGGACCGATCACCAAGAGCCTCAACTACACCTGCGAGTTCCCCCTGATCGGGCCGAACAAGCTCGTCACCAAGATCGACGTCACCATGCCGGAGTCGGTGAAGGTCGGCCAGCTGATGCGCGCCACCGACCTCGCCGCGACGATCACCGTGCCCGAGGAGGTGGCCCAGTCGCTGCTGCTCTTCGAGGCCGAGACCATCGAGGGCACCTCCGAGGCGCTGCTGGCCATCGACGCCAACGGCACCCCGATCGACGTGACCCTGCCCAACCTGGTGATCCCGAAGACCCCGGTGCCCAAGACCGGCGACCTGGTCGCGGTGGCCCGCGGCCCGGTGCCCGGCATCGGCGTGCGCAGCCCGGGCGCGATCGGTGTGGCGGTCGGCGACCACACCTCGAAGCTGACGCCGCGCAAGGCCGACGGCAGCCCCACCGAGCTCGGCACGTTCGACCTGGTCTGCACCCAGGACGCCGGACAGGACCCGTCCCTGGCCCGGATTCCGGTGCACGCCGCCACGTGATCCACCCCGTTGTTCGTTCTACCTGCGGAAGGAATGACATGAGGAGATCGGGAAAGTCGGCGTTACGCGTTCTCGCGCTGACCGCCGTCGCACTGCTGGCCCACATCGGGGTCGCGGGCAGTGCGATGTCCGAACCCGCGTCCCCGGCGGTGAAAATCAACTACAGCGTCGAGGGCCAGAGCGTGGTGAAGAAGACCGGCTCCACCCTGCCGCTGGGCCCGGGCGCACTGGCGGTGGACCTGGCGGCGGCAACCGGCGACCTCACCGGTGACCTGACCCTGCCCCCGGCCCACTCGGAGTTCAAGGTCTTCGGCCTCATCCCGGTGACGGCCACGATCGACTTCCTGCCCCAGGGCCAGACCACCGGCAAGATCGTGCGCGGCGTGGTCACCTCCAGCTCCCAGGTCGTCCTCCGCCTCCGCAACGTCAAGGCGGGCGGCCTGGAGTACCCGGTGGGCGACAAGTGCCAGAGCAAGGCCCCCATGCAGATCGACCTCACCTCCGAAGCGGGCTTCAACCCGCTGAAGGGCGGCAAGCTCTCGGGCAGCTACACCATCCCGGAGTTCACCAACTGCCACCTGGCCGAGCTGCTGATCAACTTCATGATCCCGGGCCCGGACAACACGATCAGCCTGAACCTCACCCGCGTGGTGTGAGCGGACCCGCCGCCGCCCCGGTCCCCGCCGCGGGGACCGGGGCGGCGGTGTGCCCGGCCGCGTCTCAGCGCAGCACGTACGCCCGGTGCAGCACCTGCCGGGCCGTCAGGCCGGTGCCGTCCTCGGCAGCCAGGCGCAGCGACACCACGTCACCGGCCTTGCCCATGGCCGGGAGCACGCCCCGGTCGTCGCGCAGCGGGACCTCGCGCCAGGTCCGGCCGTCCACGCTGACCTCCAGCTTCGTGGTCACCGCGCCCTCGCCGCCCGTGGTGCGCACCGCCACCGGGAGCGGGCGGCCCGCCGGGGCGGTGCCGGTCTCGTCCAGGTCGACCCTCGGGGTGACCGAGAGGACCCGGACGCGCTCCGGGCGCGGGCCCGTCGGCGGGGTGGCGCGGAAGGTCCACGCCGCCTCGTAGCGTTCCTGGCCCCGGCTGCCGGTGGCGGTCAGCTCGAAGACCGAGGTGCCCGACGGGATCTTCCAGTAGCCGGAGGCCGGGTGCTGGCTGCGGCCGATCTCCACGCCGTCCCGGCGCAGCACCACCTCGCCCTGCGTGCTGTCCCAGTCGTTGGCGCTGTACTGCTCCGGGGCGCGCGCGTCACCGGGCTGCGGGCTGTTCAGCGCGTACTGCCAGGACAGCTCGTCGCCGAAGCGCGCCGCGCCGTACACCGGGCCCGGGCGCGCGGCGTGCAGGCCCGCGTTGTAGGCGCGCGGGGTGCTGCCGTGGTGCGGGTACCAGGCCGCGGCCGCGTCCACGTGCCGGATGAAACCGCCCGGCGGACGGCCGGTGCCGTCGCCCATGTTGTCCAGCTTCGCCCACCAGCCCGGTGTCAGGTACTCGGTGCGCGTGGTGCCCAGCGGCAGCGCGGGCGGGCTGTCGCGGAAGGGGAAGCTCTCCTGCCACGGCGCCGCCGCACGTCCGGCCAGCGCCGGGCGCCACGTCGGGCGCACCGCCGTGTAAGGACCGCCCTTGCGGTAGGTGACCTCGACCTTGCTCAG
Proteins encoded in this region:
- a CDS encoding MCE family protein encodes the protein MKPFRERNPVTVGLSGLATLGVLFLAVFFFDDLPLVGGDTHTAEFTEAAGLKPDDEVRVHGLKVGSVSTVALAGDRVAVTFRVSGVELGDKTGASIRIKTLLGQKYLALDPQGSGSLGETPIPRERTQTPFDVSDAFQGLTDTIGQIDTGQLAQSFQVLSETFRDSPEHVRKALDGMSALSTTIASRDAELAKVLANSKRITQTLSDRNDQIAALLQDGNKLLAEIRHRREQISLLLRGTRDLAKELTGLVRDNRAQLGPALEQLDRLAEILQRNQDNLGKALALSGPYYRLLNNPLGNGRWVDSYVCGLLPPTTGEEGCVPPKGYPR
- a CDS encoding MCE family protein, whose protein sequence is MTIVHSGRTKVRLLVIAVVAVLVAGLGVWLWRGGGDKVRATAWFGAAVGVYAGSDVRVLGVRVGVIDAVEPQGQRVKVSFTLDPGVKVPAQAKMVSVAPSLVSDRYLQLSPTYSSGPLLATGAEIPVERTASPVELDQLYDSMSKLATALGPDGANKNGALSDLLDTGAANLDGNGAALNKLFRDLGQAAKTLDGSQEDLFGTVDNLAKFTGMLARNDSQVVAAEQQLAEVTRFLAADRDALKAALHELPGALGLVGDFVRENRGRVKSTVDKLTGITRVLADQRAALAEALDTAPLAMSNLLGAYNPAARTIDGRVNLNEIGPKPSARFVPVAAGTDPRTLPVVPLPPVGEVRTLPKEKR
- a CDS encoding MCE family protein; the encoded protein is MRKALALVLVAACASGCGVGGFDGLYNLPLPGGADLGDRPYRVTAQFRDVLDLVPQAAVKVNDVAVGKVERIELAEDGRVVDVTVAVNGEVKLPNTALARLRQSSLLGEKYVELARPPEGGADTGRLGDGAVIPVARTNRNPEVEEVFGALSLLLNGGGVQQLREISRELAAAFGGKETQIKSLLSTMDKFVGQLDANKDSITKALDGLNKLNGVLAGRTGQIDKALTELEPGLRSFSEQREMMTAMLDQLHRMGKVAAETVKASKDDLVADLKALQPVLDRLAEAGQNLPQSLELLFTYPFPDAALNAIKGDYLNTYLTLHVKGAGPEKPPPPAAGKGKPVLPLPPVDGVPALGTGGR
- a CDS encoding MCE family protein codes for the protein MLTARVRWQIGVFVLVALVGVSYVGARYAGLDRWFGFTGYVVRVQLADSGGIFTNAEVTYRGVPIGRVGPLRLSARGVEVDLVLDDDGPRVPVDSEAVVANRSAVGEQFVDLRPRREGGPYLAQGSVIPQASTRIPKPVESVLAAVDGLVASVPTQSLRTVVDELGTAFTGAGRDLQQILDSAGSFTEAAISHLPQTKALFVDGRTVLDTQAEQSQAFQDLSRNAKLLAQAFRESDGDLRRVIAAVPPVSEQVSAVLRESGPNLGVVIANLLTTSNVFVTRNAGLEQLLFTAPAAVAAGTSIVRSDGAHFGMAVTFFNPLPCSQGYQGTEYRNGLVTTPGKALNTAAACTLPKGSATGVRGSQNAPKGGKVSAATSNWQPAKLDSLDPGTVSLRGLLGLPGGS
- a CDS encoding DUF6801 domain-containing protein, whose amino-acid sequence is MRTAFAARMAAVLGATALLCPAAAVAGAHTATGPITKSLNYTCEFPLIGPNKLVTKIDVTMPESVKVGQLMRATDLAATITVPEEVAQSLLLFEAETIEGTSEALLAIDANGTPIDVTLPNLVIPKTPVPKTGDLVAVARGPVPGIGVRSPGAIGVAVGDHTSKLTPRKADGSPTELGTFDLVCTQDAGQDPSLARIPVHAAT